The Scleropages formosus chromosome 3, fSclFor1.1, whole genome shotgun sequence genome contains the following window.
ACTTTCATATGCTTTTTTGTGTATTAGtcctaatttacatttattcatttagccgatgcttttctccaaaacaacttacaatgttaagatacttattacttaattatttacacagctggataatttgactgcaatttaaggcaagtacattgctcaagggtactacagctggaggtggaatttgaatctgcaacctttgggctcaaagacaggagctgtaaCAGCCTATGCTCTCAGCTGCCCCAGTTGCTAATCTGCTCTATATAATAATTGCCTGGTTTTTCAGCATATTGAAAAGGTATTAATGATGAATTCTATTGTTGACGACTTCTgaataaacatttcatattGCAGGTGGAGGAACTGGACCGAATGGTCACGGAAATGGCAGGATTTAAAAAGCAAGTTCAACTGCCGCAAGCAGATTTCTCAGTCTGTGGGAATAAACATGATTTACTTGATGTTTAATATCAGTACAGAAATCTAGTACTCCTTCAGGATTCAGTGTATTTTAGTACTTTGATATTTGCTGGTACCTGTTTAGGGCGTACCTTGTGACAGGACAGACCTATAGTCGCAAGGTGGACATCGACACCTTGTCGGTGCTGGCCAGTCTTGGAGCCACTGTCCACAAGGTGAGCCTTTTTCCATATTCAGATCCATATTCCCGATGTATGTCCAAGTCCGCTGAGTCACAGCTAAAGGACACCATTGCAGTGTTTGAGTGCCTGTCGTGTTGTGTGTATCTGGAATTTAGTGGGTACTGACCATACTGTTCTCAGATCTGCACTGACATCCGCCTGCTGGCCAACCTGAAGGAGCTCGAGGAGCCATTTGAGAAGGAACAGATTGGTGAGGATCTGCTGCTCGTCTTATTTCCAGTGACATTTTGCAGAACAGAGCAACACACAAGgatgttacaaaaaaagaaaaaaaaaaatagaaatgaggaaaataacaaacaatgGCTTTTGGGCAACGAACAGCAGgtgagaaattttattttttggggattttttttttttttttttttttttttaaaaataagaaaaaacaaaaagacatgaGCAACAATATATAAACTCATACAAACATATATGTGTCGTTATCTGTGTCTCCGTGTGTgtgcaaacatttacaaaacacatCTTCAGAAGAGCCGTACATGTAGACCTGTCACAGCTAACTGACCCAGACTTAGTGCCTCTTTTTGTCAAAGTTTACAAAGCAGGCTCTCGTCTGCACATTTCACAGCACTTGTTATCCATTGTGTCctaatttctgttttgtaaactgatttgtatgattttttcagttgtgtgtgtgtgtgtgtgtgtgtgtgtgtatatatatatatttatatatatatatatatatatatatatatatatttattcgtATAATAAATTGTGTGTGGAGAAGAGTTTTCAGAGCACCAGACACTGCACCCACCCTTATAGTCTGTTGCTCCAAGGATCAACTGTGTTGCAggcattttgagtttttttcattaatgtgtTAAATTGTTTTAGATgataaaagctgaaataaagtAAATTGGTAATTGAAATATGTGGTTCTCTATCTCTTTTATATTGTACTTGGCAACCTTAGTTCATGTGTGATTCCCATCCCTCCTTTATAGGATCCAGCGCAATGCCGTACAAGCGGAACCCAATGCGGGCTGAGCGCTGCTGTAGCCTGTCTCGTCACCTTATGACGCTGCTGTCAGACCCGCTACAGACGGCCTCTGTGCAGTGGCTTGAGAGAACGCTGGATGACAGTGCCAACCGGTATGTGTTGTGCTTTAGGTCCCTAACACAGTGCACTACACAAAGAAGGTACTGTACATATTGCATATGTATGTTCATTAACATTAACAATCATCGTTACTTTGTCTTCGCCTTTTTTCTGTTCCACAGTCGAATTTCTCTGGCTGAAGCCTTCCTCACTGCTGACATCGTTCTTAGTACTCTGCAAAACATAACGGAAGGACTTGTGGTCTATCCCAAGGTATGAGAGGTCTTTCACTAAATGAACGGAatgctttttatctttttttaaactgaagcaTTGCTGCATGCAGTGCTTCAGCTCTTTGACTTGTGCTTCGCAAATAATATCATTCAGTTTTGTCCTGAAGATGTTGTGTTGGCTTTGCTTGCCTGGCTGTAGGTGATTGAGAGGCATATCCGCCACGAGCTGCCCTTCATGGCCACAGAGAACATCATTATGGCCATGGTCAAAGCTGGAGGCAATAGACAGGTACTCACCTTgcattttgatgtatttttccCACTTCTCTTTTCTAGTCAATCTTCTTTGAGTCAAGCAGCGTTCATTTGCAATAAACAGAACATTTGTGAGCAtggtggttacagttgctgATGTAGAACCTAGAGGTTTTTGGTTCCCACAATAAtcccctgctgttgtacaaTTTAGCAGAATACATTGTCTCCTTGTGTTCCAAACGGTCATGTTACGCATTTTCAGACAtaatacattttccagattattcttcattttctttactTACCTTCCCCAAAATTTCAGATATTAGTGGAGTGAACGCAACCTGTGCTTACAAGCTCAACCAGTAAATGTCGGAAAAACACACCCAAACGGCATGAGTGCAGCACCAGATTAATTCAGTTtggttccacagtgtttacagcttgagCCTGGTATTCATTTGTGTTGGTTATTAAGGAAATGAATGTTGTAAATGGTCATGGAATGAATTGGACAGCAATTTGCTTTGAGTAAAAGGTTGtggacactttttttattttcagtagttttaatgttttgaaataatgttttaaaatgtacatttttgtttaaaaaaaaaatgcaaaatttcacAGGAACCTAACATGAATAAGTTCAAGGactaaaattatatatatttttttattgtaattttattaaattctcGACATAAATATTGTTGATTTTGTGCCTTATGCGATTgtagatttaagaaaaaagtattaCAAACAGGCTTTTGGTTGTAATTATGCCAGTGTATTAGCCTATAAATTCTGCTATAAAAATGGTTATTCTGCGTTAAAGAGCTGGCAACATTTCAGACAAATAATACAATCAATCATAATTGGACCAAGTTATTACAATACGTTCTTGACCTTCAGGACTGCCACGAGAAGATCCGAGTGCTTTCTCAACAAGCTGCTGCTGTGGTCAAGCAGGATGGGGGTGACAATGACCTTCTGGATCGAGTCAAGGCTGACTCGTACTTCTCCCCCATCCTGGATCAGCTAGATGCCCTTTTGGACCCCAAAACGTTTACAGGGAGAGCCCCTCAGCAGGTAAAGTGTATTATAAATGTGCCATCAGATATTACAGCAGATGTTCTGTTTCCTTCAGTGCTTATCGTGGTTCAGTCAGTGCTAAACCATTGGATTTGACTGaggaattttgacattttatgcaTGCACTTCTTATATCTTATTTTAATAAGAAGTCACTGCAGTGGTTATAAAGAGTGATTATTGCTTAAATCTGAGAGCAGTTCCTCCTTTTCTCTGGTTTTTCTCTTCATCCAGGTGACCCGATTCCTCTCAGAGGAGGTTTACCCCCTACTTGAGCCTTTCAGGAGCAAGATGGATGTCACAATTGAGCTGGAACTGTAAAACATGGGTGTGTGTCAAGGCGAAGGGAAAGAATGGAGTGAAATTCAAGTCTGTTTACCTCAAAAGGGGTAGTAGGTCATGTGGTGGTTGGAGACATGGTCTTTTTGGTCCTTTTGTCTCCtgaacaaagtatttaccctgaattgatacaattaaaaaaaaaaaaaaaaaaaaaactataaatggGTAGctctttgtaagttgctttggagaaattgaATGAAaggtaaatgaattaaaaaaaaaaaaaaaaaaaaaaaaaaaaaaaatcccataaaTAAGTGTTCATATTTTTTGAGTCCATCGATTATGGTGATTCTCTGGGATGACCAGTAGTTTAGAGgaactcatttcattttttgagaTATATGCAGTATTTCTACACAGTTTTGATAAGCCACAGTACTTCAACATATAAACTTTCAGATATAGAATCTGGCTTTGATACTTCTCTGTatcaagtaatttatttttgtttttgtcccaATGCTACTAGCTGCAACGATCCAACCTTAATGTTCTACTTGGCATCAGTCAGGTGTAGCGAAAGGCTATACAGTGTATAATGTCTGAGAAGAGCGCTGTATCTCGGTGAAGTTCTATGACCCTAGATTGCCAATTTCTGTCATTCTCTGTCCAGGCCATTATgtactgtttttgtgtatttttaatgcaaatctGCCTGCGGGTCCTGAAACACTGGTACAGTTTATTAATAGGTTATCATCGCTTTATGCTGTGATGATATTGTGAAAGGATTTATTGAAAGTGTTAgctttgcatttgtttcttcAGCTAAATTACAGCAAGGATCCATTTATAACTTGAACCAGGGAATTCAGTTCCTATGTTGACGTCTTATAGTCCTGCTTATCAACTGGCAGTGAAGAATGAGGGCCACATGCAATGGGTAACCCTCCAGGCACTGTGATGTGACACAGCAGTTTGCCAGCAGAATGCAACCAGCATCATAATTCAGTGCCCTGTGACTGGGATGGTATTCCATCAGTTGTGTACAGCTGGTTTGGACaagtggtgatggatggatggatgggtgggtgggtgcatCTTAATTCAGCTGAATTTATTCCACCCAACAGTCACCTTTATCATCTTTGCTTTAACACCTGGAGTATCACTTGACGTGTTAACAGCAGATCTCAAAACAGCGAGCAGAAAGCTTATAGAAAGCGTGTTGTAATTGTGTTGTAATGACCTGTTAACTGCAACGTAAGAACTTTTTCTAGCGGTGTAACATCATTTCAAAGTAGTGTTCTGTCCATGTAAGAAACTGCCACATCACATTTGTACTTTATGGTTTTCTTGATCTGATTTCCagaactgggggaaaaaacaaactggCCCGCAGTACTTTATGTATTACTAGATCTATTCCGAGGGATTCTAAGAATAGTTTTAATGAGGGGGAGAAAATTCTTGCAGCACATCCCCCACCAGGCCGCTGTACTGCTTGGTATATGTGATACCCTAAAGAGGAACCACCCAGGGGAACACTTGTAACCACACTGCCCACAGCCTGGCAAACCAAATTGTTCAGAATCCCGAAAGTCACAGGCTGATCCGCTTAAAATATCCAGTTGTCTGAATATAACGTttgaaattctgaaattgtGAGCTACCTAAGCCATGTTGGTTAAAAGCAGCTGTAATAGGAACACTACTGGCTTTAAATAAATACTCTATGCTTTATTGGGTGTGTAACTTATACGGAGGTGTGAATAACTCctgtaataaacaaatatgaacTAGCaagttcttttttcctccttattCTTAACTAAGTCTGTTCTCTATTTGCTGCAGAGCTGTCAACTTAAGTAAATTTTGTCTTCCAGCAGCCTGGTACGAAACTTGTACAGAACCGATCAGCGCTACAGAAACAATATAATGATGTAAATAAGCATTCCTGCTTTGTAATAACTAAAGAGTCACCTGTGGGCCATGGTGAGTGACAATTTAATGCTAATAATAAGCAGTAATTATCCATTGTATTAAAGAAAGTGTTACAATAAATCAGCAATTTCAAATGCCAAAGTTAACGACAAGTTGCAAAAGGTTGAACGGAACCAGGTCGCTCTCGACTTCGCCCGATTGTGTAAAAAGACAGgaatgttttaataaatgtaagggaAAACaactttttgtaaataaaattgctttggcaaaaataatgtaatgtcaGTATTACGTTTATatgcattgtttttaatgtacacTTCTTTGTTGCCTGAAGACCAAGTGGATGATATAGTAAGCATCACTTTGAACTTTGCAACCTAAAAGTATAGATGAATATTCATAAAAGAAGtatatgaaatataattaaCCCCATTCATAAATTCAGTGTCATTACAATTTTCAGACGctagggggcagggtggtgtcATTTTTGCCATAAGGCCCCCGGTACCACTTTGAGCTCAGAAGAATACAGTACAAATGTATAAAGCTTTCTTCCTAAGTGAAGGAATTCACAAAGAGGagtatttcaaaataatatttcctTTGCAGAAGATAAGTATAGGACAGAGTACAACTTGGGTATTATCCACTAGGATACTATTACCAGGACAATTTTATAACAGGAATATGATATGACAATGTTGGGGAAATGTAAGCAAGATGGAGCAAGAAGTTCATTTAGCTCTtgatacattttcagaattctTTAAAGATAATGCCTCAACCTACATGTTATGGTGATGTGTGTTATGTTTCTGAAggggagtgcagtgggtttggctgggtcccgctctgtggtgggtctgcggttcgagtcctgcttggggtgccttgcgatggacggatggacgtcccgtccagggtgcgtccccctccagccctgcgccctgcgttgccgggttgggctccgcgaccccgctcgggacaggcatttgtagacattgtgtgtattttgtttctcCATATCAAGTCATCTTCTGCTTCCATCCTAATTATTTGGAGAGACCCGTAGCGTCCAAGCTCTGATTTAATGACGCGTCCCTACGGTGTAGGAAGTGCCGTACGGTGTGACAGCTGTGAAGTAAATCCTCCTTTGAATCTGTTAGATTACATCGCGTCTAATTGCGCGTCGACGCTACCGATCTCCGACGGGGCCGCGATCCTGCGCCGAATCCGCTACCCTCTCTCGCCATTGTAATAACCGGCTTTTTTCTTTCTAGAAGTTACATCCACCCCACGGGAGCCGTGATGTCCGGAGCATTCTGTCGCCCTTATCTCCCGCGTCAGGAATCCGGCCGCAACCGGCATGTCGAAGAGGCCACGTGCGCCTCAAGCAATTGCCAGAGCCCTGGCCCAAAATGCCCTGggaaaggctgggggggggggggttgcagggGGTGACTAGGAGTGGGCACCTCTAGCCGTGATCTCACCAGCCCTCGACCGTTATGACCCCCCGCTCTCCCAGCCTCGACTTGGCAAAGGGTTCGAGAAAGCTGCCCTTTCACTGAAGAACGCCGAGCACC
Protein-coding sequences here:
- the adsl gene encoding adenylosuccinate lyase isoform X2, producing the protein MESRVEDVDFAMAAEQERKLRHDVMAHVHTFAYCCPTAAPIIHLGATSCYVGDNTDLIVLRDGFEILLPKLARVMDRLANFAEKYADLPTLGFTHYQPAQLTTVGKRACLWLQDLTMDMRNLRRARDDLRFRGVKGTTGTQASFLQLFQGDHAKVEELDRMVTEMAGFKKAYLVTGQTYSRKVDIDTLSVLASLGATVHKICTDIRLLANLKELEEPFEKEQIGSSAMPYKRNPMRAERCCSLSRHLMTLLSDPLQTASVQWLERTLDDSANRRISLAEAFLTADIVLSTLQNITEGLVVYPKVIERHIRHELPFMATENIIMAMVKAGGNRQDCHEKIRVLSQQAAAVVKQDGGDNDLLDRVKADSYFSPILDQLDALLDPKTFTGRAPQQVTRFLSEEVYPLLEPFRSKMDVTIELEL
- the adsl gene encoding adenylosuccinate lyase isoform X1, translating into MEAPEDEFTKYRSPLVSRYASKEMSYNFSDRKKFTTWRKLWIFLAKAEKALGLPITDAQVAEMESRVEDVDFAMAAEQERKLRHDVMAHVHTFAYCCPTAAPIIHLGATSCYVGDNTDLIVLRDGFEILLPKLARVMDRLANFAEKYADLPTLGFTHYQPAQLTTVGKRACLWLQDLTMDMRNLRRARDDLRFRGVKGTTGTQASFLQLFQGDHAKVEELDRMVTEMAGFKKAYLVTGQTYSRKVDIDTLSVLASLGATVHKICTDIRLLANLKELEEPFEKEQIGSSAMPYKRNPMRAERCCSLSRHLMTLLSDPLQTASVQWLERTLDDSANRRISLAEAFLTADIVLSTLQNITEGLVVYPKVIERHIRHELPFMATENIIMAMVKAGGNRQDCHEKIRVLSQQAAAVVKQDGGDNDLLDRVKADSYFSPILDQLDALLDPKTFTGRAPQQVTRFLSEEVYPLLEPFRSKMDVTIELEL